Proteins co-encoded in one Brassica oleracea var. oleracea cultivar TO1000 chromosome C4, BOL, whole genome shotgun sequence genomic window:
- the LOC106337016 gene encoding uncharacterized protein At4g22758 — protein MPVNSKNANRKGTTGETEKNRRGKLQEKAMSFHGRGTVPHSNPGELRRPKTLPELFSSGRTVVEPVSSKPPRLTKLLLNVTVQGSLGALQIIISPESTVDDLIDAAIRLYVKEARRPFLPESEPSRFDLHYSQFSLESIGREQKLISLGSRNFFLCGRKENGGLVGSGSSESCSKEAEKVAAKTGFHWLKFMGL, from the exons ATGCCGGTAAACTCGAAGAACGCTAACCGGAAAGGAACCACCGGAGAAACCGAGAAGAATCGTCGAGGAAAGTTACAGGAGAAAGCGATGTCATTTCACGGCAGAGGAACGGTGCCTCATTCGAATCCAGGAGAGCTTCGACGACCGAAGACGTTACCGGAACTATTCTCCAGCGGTCGAACCGTCGTTGAACCGGTGTCTTCTAAACCGCCGCGTCTGACGAAACTGCTTCTCAACGTGACTGTTCAAGGGAGTTTGGGAGCTCTGCAGATTATAATTTCGCCGGAATCCACCGTGGACGATTTGATCGACGCCGCGATTCGTCTTTATGTGAAGGAAGCTCGCCGACCGTTCTTACCGGAATCTGAACCGTCCCGGTTTGATCTCCATTACTCGCAGTTTAGCCTCGAAA GTATAGGAAGAGAACAGAAGCTGATCTCGCTTGGGTCTAGGAACTTCTTCTTGTGCGGTCGGAAAGAGAACGGAGGATTGGTCGGAAGTGGATCGTCGGAATCTTGTTCGAAGGAAGCAGAGAAAGTGGCGGCGAAAACTGGTTTTCACTGGCTCAAATTCATGGGTTTGTAG
- the LOC106337017 gene encoding serine/threonine-protein kinase BLUS1-like — protein MTLQNAPPRLDYERDKKFSKSFRELIAACLVKDPKKRPTSAKLLKHPFFKHARSTDYLSRKILHGLFPLGDRFKKLKEAEAELFKGINGDKEQLSQHEYMRGISAWNFDLEDLRKQASLVSKVVVSRQGRS, from the exons ATGACCTTACAAAACGCTCCTCCTCGCCTTGACTATGAGAGAGATAAGAAGTTCTCAAAG TCGTTTAGAGAGTTAATCGCAGCATGTTTAGTAAAAGATCCAAAAAAGCGTCCAACCTCAGCAAAGCTTCTGAAACACCCCTTCTTCAAACATGCTCGGTCTACAGATTATCTCTCCCGTAAGATTCTCCATGGTCTTTTTCCACTTGGTGATCGTTTCAAAAAGCTCAAG GAGGCAGAAGCTGAATTGTTTAAAGGCATAAATGGTGACAAAGAACAGTTATCTCAG CATGAGTATATGAGAGGAATCAGTGCTTGGAACTTTGATCTGGAAGACTTGAGGAAGCAGGCATCACTTGTAAGTAAGGTCGTGGTCTCAAGACAGGGCCGGTCCTGA
- the LOC106338244 gene encoding uncharacterized protein LOC106338244 — protein MGNEKNKKSRQGKLGGASSVAKRKGGVDDEADVRKKKKSKTDVLDMEEEGEISEDDCGIVGDDEADEAPDNEEVPNNEEVPDEANGHGGIEEEGGRDLTVFFGEVARNDDCENDEDSGDEWYWEHEKEVPDPLSSDDENEEQSIPSLAYREDVDPEAMLGLGNTFSTAEEFKHTLLRYTLKTRRNIKLYRSTALKLGAKCEDGSCPWRVYCSYEKSKQKLMIKCYVNEHKCEITGHSKFLKCSTIAMLFAERLRLNPKITKHEIASEIQREYRMFVSVEACGNAKTKVMKERKASHEEHFNKIWDYQAEIFRTNPGTTMDIETIHGPTVGSHLLAAVGHDGDNRIVPIACTVVEVENDTNWDWFVRHLANDLGLKDGKGYAILSDKQKGLFKAVHTILPEVEHRQCCRHIFDNWKKSSHDMTLQRLFWRIARSYTAGDYKMWSERLKEYNPGAYATLQVTKPETWSRAYFKLETLCNDNLNNLSESFNRTIREARRKPFIGDARGYKETVYGSKCEKGFNI, from the exons ATGGGTAATGAAAAGAACAAGAAGTCTCGACAAGGGAAACTCGGTGGTGCCAGTTCTGTAGCGAAAAGAAAAGGTGGAGTTGACGACGAAGCTGATGTACGTAAGAAGAAAAAAAGCAAAACAGATGTACTCGACATGGAAGAAGAAGGGGAAATCAGCGAGGATGACTGTGGTATTGTCGGTGACGACGAAGCTGATGAAGCCCCAGACAATGAAGAAGTCCCAAACAACGAAGAAGTCCCTGATGAAGCAAACGGTCATGGTGGTATCGAGGAAGAAGGTGGTCGTGATTTGACTGTCTTCTTCGGAGAAGTAGCGAGGAATGATGATTGTGAGAATGATGAAGATAGTGGGGACGAATGGTATTGGGAGCATGAAAAAGAAGTTCCGGATCCTCTATCATCAGATGATGAAAATGAAGAACAATCGATTCCCAGTTTAGCTTACAGAGAAGATGTGGATCCAGAGGCAATGCTTGGGCTGGGAAACACTTTCTCCACTGCTGAAGAATTCAAGCATACCCTTCTCAGGTATACATTAAAAACCCGACGCAACATCAAGCTTTACCGGTCCACTGCTTTGAAGTTAGGTGCGAAGTGTGAAGATGGCTCGTGTCCCTGGAGGGTGTATTGTTCTTATGAGAAGAGCAAACAGAAGCTGATGATCAAATGTTATGTGAATGAGCACAAGTGTGAGATAACAGGACACTCAAAGTTTTTGAAGTGTTCTACTATAGCAATGCTGTTCGCTGAGAGGCTGAGGTTGAATCCCAAAATCACCAAGCATGAAATTGCTTCTGAGATCCAGAGAGAGTATAGGATGTTTGTGAGTGTGGAAGCTTGTGGGAATGCGAAGACAAAGGTTATGAAAGAAAGAAAAGCAAGCCACGAAGAACACTTCAACAAGATATGGGATTATCAAGCTGAGATTTTTCGAACCAACCCTGGCACTACAATGGATATCGAAACCATCCATGGGCCGACAGTAGGAA GTCATCTCTTGGCTGCTGTGGGGCATGATGGAGACAATCGGATTGTTCCTATTGCATGTACAGTAGTAGAAGTGGAGAATGACACGAATTGGGACTGGTTTGTGAGACACCTCGCAAATGACTTGGGCTTAAAAGATGGCAAAGGCTATGCTATATTGTCTGACAAACAAAAG GGTTTATTTAAAGCAGTCCATACCATTCTTCCAGAGGTTGAGCATAGACAGTGTTGTAGACACATTTTTGATAATTGGAAGAAAAGCAGCCATGATATGACGCTACAAAGACTCTTCTGGCGAATAGCAAGGAGTTATACAGCTGGAGATTATAAAATGTGGAGTGAGAGGCTGAAAGAGTACAATCCAGGCGCCTATGCTACTCTTCAAGTCACCAAACCAGAAACTTGGTCCAGAGCATACTTCAAATTAGAGACCTTGTGCAACGATAATCTGAATAATCTAAGTGAGTCCTTCAACAGAACCATCCGTGAAGCAAGAAGAAAGCCATTTATTGGAGATGCTAGAGGATATAAGGAGACAGTGTATGGTTCAAAATGCGAGAAGGGCTTTAATATCTAA
- the LOC106338245 gene encoding uncharacterized protein LOC106338245, with amino-acid sequence MAKVESKSKDCMSFPAVGPVTEVDYGGVAYAVDMDELSCGCIQWQMTGTPCIHAAYVILKDAMWRQTYSMGVRPVQGKKLWPETGRLGVLPPPWRKGNPGRPKNHDRFKSKGETVKGPKVSATDSTKLTRADRVQSNASSSQQTQPQVSTQPQESTQPRESTQPQGSERWEQATHAPPSSDASGWGQWFS; translated from the exons ATGGCTAAAGTGGAGTCGAAGTCTAAGGATTGTATGAGCTTCCCAGCAGTTGGTCCAGTCACAGAGGTTGATTATGGTGGTGTGGCTTATGCTGTAGATATGGATGAGCTAAGTTGTGGGTGTATCCAGTGGCAGATGACTGGAACTCCTTGCATTCATGCCGCCTATGTGATCCTTAAAGATG CTATGTGGCGTCAAACCTATAGTATGGGGGTAAGGCCTGTTCAAGGGAAGAAGCTATGGCCTGAGACGGGTAGATTAGGTGTCCTCCCACCACCTTGGAGAAAAGGAAACCCGGGAAGACCAAAGAACCATGATAGGTTCAAGAGCAAGGGTGAGACGGTGAAGGGCCCGAAAGTCTCTGCAACTGATAGTACGAAGCTAACTCGTGCTGATCGA GTTCAGTCTAATGCATCATCATCACAACAAACCCAGCCACAAGTGTCAACACAGCCACAAGAATCAACGCAGCCACGAGAGTCGACACAGCCACAAGGGTCAGAGAGATGGGAACAAGCCACACATGCACCACCAAGCTCAGATGCGTCTGGATGGGGACAATGGTTTTCGTGA
- the LOC106338246 gene encoding uncharacterized protein At1g43920, Chloroplastic-like, which translates to MSSDSTAESSTVNTFDIRGIPAKCVCGTATTIFTADTVKNPGRPFYRCLTRRKHHLFKWVEDAVLEEVEDALPKIAQLEAEVAKGKSDVEDLKGVITELMEEVVRTKTELKRCEVKMKILDQHELEVVGVFKFDELEVVVVVKN; encoded by the exons ATGAGTTCGGATTCAACGGCTGAGAGCTCAACTGTGAATACGTTTGATATTCGTGGAATTCCGGCGAAATGTGTTTGCGGGACTGCGACCACAATCTTCACGGCAGATACTGTCAAGAATCCGGGGAGACCTTTCTACAGATGTCTTACTCGAAGAAAG CACCATTTGTTTAAATGGGTTGAGGACGCTGTTCTTGAAGAGGTTGAAGATGCTTTGCCCAAGATTGCACAACTTGAAGCCGAGGTAGCTAAAGGAAAATCAGATGTTGAGGATTTAAAAGGCGTGATAACTGAGTTGATGGAAGAGGTGGTGAGAACTAAAACAGAATTGAAGAGATGTGAAGTGAAGATGAAGATT CTTGATCAACATGAACTAGAAGTTGTTGGTGTCTTTAAGTTTGATGAACTAGAAGTTGTTGTTGTT GTGAAGAACTAA